One genomic segment of Bdellovibrionales bacterium includes these proteins:
- a CDS encoding aminotransferase class V-fold PLP-dependent enzyme, producing the protein MSPNWEMERAQFPAAQNQTYLLTAAAGPLSQAAWKAYQTHYSELLEHGDIHWLKTLEEIEESRNDIVPFIGAHNESEIAFTSNTSLAMNLLAMTFKELLLRQKKPLSVLTCKEEFPSTTLAWIHHGFQVNQVSAVDLEKTLTMSPPSITLTSAVQYGTGFRQNLDVLGDLCRRSQSYLIVNATQSLGAFPVRTVHSGITALAASCHKWMCCGFGLSLMFLDEKLHQEARWPLAGWLGVRKPMNMDNFHVDLAQTARAFELGVPPIATIAALRNQIRELNRIGAESISQRILELSEYLVEEIQDKLPSVEILSKRSRKGDTNTFNSGIVLLRVPNAEKLLYYLTENNIHVSFRQGGLRIATHFFNNRSDIDRLLAFMDRFQALNSGV; encoded by the coding sequence ATGTCCCCAAATTGGGAAATGGAGCGGGCTCAATTTCCCGCTGCACAGAATCAAACTTATTTGCTGACTGCCGCCGCAGGTCCCTTATCACAAGCTGCGTGGAAGGCTTATCAGACGCATTATTCTGAGCTACTCGAACATGGCGATATTCATTGGCTCAAAACACTGGAAGAAATTGAGGAAAGTCGAAATGATATAGTTCCTTTTATCGGAGCTCACAACGAATCTGAAATTGCCTTCACGAGCAACACAAGTCTTGCCATGAATTTACTGGCCATGACCTTTAAAGAACTTCTTCTTAGGCAAAAAAAGCCTCTGTCAGTCCTCACCTGCAAAGAAGAGTTTCCATCGACGACGCTGGCTTGGATACATCATGGTTTCCAGGTCAATCAGGTTTCTGCTGTAGATCTAGAAAAAACCTTAACCATGTCTCCCCCTTCCATCACTTTGACGAGCGCGGTTCAATACGGTACTGGCTTTCGACAGAATTTAGATGTTTTAGGTGATCTCTGCCGTCGTTCTCAATCTTATTTGATTGTCAACGCCACTCAATCGCTCGGGGCCTTTCCCGTTCGAACCGTTCACTCGGGCATCACAGCACTTGCCGCCAGTTGCCATAAATGGATGTGTTGCGGTTTTGGGCTCTCTCTGATGTTTCTGGATGAAAAACTACATCAAGAAGCCCGCTGGCCTCTGGCCGGATGGCTCGGGGTCAGAAAACCAATGAACATGGATAATTTTCACGTTGATCTTGCGCAGACTGCCCGCGCCTTTGAACTGGGAGTTCCGCCCATTGCGACCATTGCGGCTCTTCGCAACCAAATAAGAGAACTGAACCGCATCGGGGCCGAATCAATTAGCCAGAGGATTCTTGAACTCTCTGAATATCTCGTGGAAGAAATTCAAGACAAGTTGCCCTCCGTTGAAATCCTGAGTAAAAGGTCCCGTAAAGGCGACACGAACACATTTAACAGTGGGATCGTTCTCTTGAGAGTTCCAAATGCAGAGAAGCTCCTCTATTACTTAACAGAGAACAATATCCATGTGAGTTTTCGTCAAGGTGGCCTAAGAATTGCCACGCATTTTTTTAACAATCGCTCTGACATCGATCGCCTACTTGCTTTTATGGATCGTTTTCAAGCGCTCAATTCAGGAGTCTAA
- the lspA gene encoding signal peptidase II, translating to MKAGRKSSVKIGKIDFKKWTVTSLIVFFLIVFDQVMKEVAIFYLRGQPLQSFFGDVFRLQYAENKGAFLSLGSNLSGPSRFWILGVIVLVFLSLYAYQLLKGSPTKLVVFGISFVMGGGVSNLLDRFFRAEGSVIDFMNMGIGNLRTGIFNVADMAIVVGVSLLFYDSWRVKRQEKKA from the coding sequence ATGAAGGCAGGTAGGAAATCCTCAGTTAAAATTGGAAAAATCGATTTTAAAAAATGGACGGTCACTTCTCTGATTGTCTTTTTTTTGATCGTTTTTGATCAGGTTATGAAAGAAGTAGCAATATTCTATCTTCGGGGTCAGCCACTGCAATCTTTTTTTGGAGATGTTTTTCGTCTTCAATATGCTGAAAATAAGGGTGCTTTTCTGAGCCTGGGATCGAATTTATCGGGGCCCTCTCGATTTTGGATTTTAGGAGTCATTGTTCTTGTTTTTTTAAGTCTCTATGCCTATCAATTGCTGAAGGGTTCGCCAACGAAGCTTGTGGTTTTTGGGATTTCTTTTGTTATGGGAGGAGGGGTTAGTAATTTGTTGGATCGCTTTTTTCGCGCAGAAGGTTCAGTTATTGATTTTATGAATATGGGTATCGGCAATTTGAGAACGGGAATCTTTAATGTTGCAGATATGGCCATCGTTGTCGGAGTCAGTCTTCTTTTTTATGACTCCTGGCGAGTCAAACGACAAGAGAAAAAGGCCTGA
- a CDS encoding branched-chain amino acid aminotransferase: MNLQIDPSIHSLISKTQLPAEWGFGKFFCPFMIKGSFQEGSWQSLELQPYKELSLDPAAMVFHYGQTIFEGLKAYRGTNGLNLFRPLDHAHRFNRSAERLAMPPFPVESFLESVVQFSSLATPLVPEGDNFNLYLRPFMIASQVGLGVRPANSYLFLLIGSPSGNYFSAPGGVKVMIERQYRRAASPGGTGSVKTAGNYASSLLSDRKIKAQGFHQSLWLDSMTGKYIEEMTGMNFFAVIDNCVVTPPLSDSILAGITRDSIIYLAGELGLRVEERPIPINELTSQIESGLCSECFISGTAAGITAVELLGEADGTVYPLKAPDGPITTLLRQNLKDLQRARRPAPAGWIVSA; the protein is encoded by the coding sequence TTGAACCTTCAGATAGATCCATCTATTCACAGCCTAATTTCGAAAACTCAGCTACCTGCGGAGTGGGGATTCGGAAAATTCTTCTGCCCATTTATGATTAAAGGTTCTTTTCAAGAAGGCTCTTGGCAATCTCTTGAGCTTCAACCATACAAAGAACTCTCTCTCGATCCTGCTGCCATGGTGTTTCATTATGGTCAGACAATTTTTGAGGGACTCAAAGCCTATAGAGGAACAAATGGCCTCAATCTGTTTCGCCCCTTGGACCACGCGCACAGATTCAATCGCTCCGCAGAACGACTAGCAATGCCCCCTTTCCCCGTTGAAAGCTTTCTCGAATCAGTCGTTCAATTTTCGAGTCTCGCCACCCCGCTAGTTCCGGAGGGAGATAATTTCAACCTCTATTTGCGTCCTTTCATGATCGCATCACAGGTCGGTCTCGGAGTCAGACCAGCTAACTCCTACCTTTTTCTTCTGATAGGTTCTCCGTCGGGCAACTATTTTTCGGCCCCTGGGGGAGTCAAGGTTATGATTGAAAGGCAATATCGACGAGCCGCATCTCCCGGAGGAACTGGCTCTGTGAAAACGGCCGGCAACTATGCTTCCAGTTTACTGAGCGATCGTAAAATCAAAGCACAGGGCTTTCACCAGTCACTTTGGCTGGATTCAATGACCGGAAAATACATTGAAGAAATGACGGGTATGAACTTTTTTGCAGTCATTGATAACTGTGTCGTCACTCCTCCTCTGAGTGATTCGATATTGGCCGGTATTACTCGAGATTCAATTATCTATTTAGCAGGTGAGCTAGGTCTTCGAGTTGAAGAAAGGCCCATCCCTATCAATGAACTGACTTCGCAAATAGAATCAGGCCTATGCTCTGAGTGTTTTATTTCTGGAACAGCTGCCGGCATTACTGCCGTGGAGCTCCTGGGAGAAGCTGATGGAACTGTTTATCCGCTCAAAGCCCCTGATGGCCCCATCACAACATTATTGAGGCAAAATCTTAAAGACCTACAAAGAGCTCGTCGACCAGCCCCAGCGGGCTGGATTGTCTCGGCATGA